The DNA region GCAAAATCGAACGCCCCACTCAGCGGATCGGCAGCGGCATCGCGAGTGGTGAGCGGCCTCAGATGCGGTTGTTCTCCGAGACACGGGAGCTCGTTGCGTTCCTCGGCGCGTTGACCGATACGGTGGTGTCCCGCTAAGTCTGCGTGGAGCGCGAGCTCGAGGCTCGAAAAGTCAGTGGTGAGATCCGGCCTACTCCGTGAGGCGTTGCGGGCCTCTCACCCACGACGTCGAGCCCAGCTGCGAGCAGATGGTGGGTGAGAGGCCGGAGTGCCACATCGAAAAGGCCCGATCTCATAACTCACCTCTCGCTTCTGGAGCTCGGCCTCGACGCGACTCGTCCCGACATTTCCCGATGAACCAATTTTGGCATGGTGGCCAGCATCCCTTGCCATGAAGATTTCTCTCACGAAAATCACTTAGAAGCCCGGCGGCCGCTCGCTTGCGACGTTGAGCGATTGCTCGAGCGCGAGTCCCGCGCGCGCAATGGTTCCTTCGGCGAACAACTGCCCGATCAGAGTCACTCCGTGCGGCACTCGCCGCGGAGGTGAGAACTTTGGTAACGGATGCGCTGGGTCGGGCGCCCAATCGCTTCGCGCTTCGGCCACCTGGACGAAACCCGTCCGCAGCGTCAGCGACGGATGACCCGTGTTGTTCGAGATGACGAGCATCTCGTCTCGGAGCGACGGTACGAGCAGGAGATCCACCTGCGACATCACGCGCGCCATCTCGCCGGCCACTTTGCGACGCAGGCGATCGGCCTGCACGAAATCGACGGCCGAGAGATAGCGCGCCTCGCGGAAGAGGTTGGGCCACGCGTCGGGAACCTGCACCTTGAGCTGATCCGCCTGACCACTCAGCGTCAGTTCCTCGAAAGCCGCTGCTGCTTCGGCGAAGAGGATTACGTTGAGCGAATCGTAAGGCCAGTCGGCGAGCGTGATCGGCGTCGGCTCCATACCCAGCTTTCGCATAGCCTCGAGCGTCGCGCGGTCGACGTCCGTCGCCGGCGCTTCTTTCATCCAGCTCTCGATGTACCCGACGCGCAGTTTTTTTATCGGCGCACTGGCATCGAAGTCGAGTCGTGACGGCACGCTCGCAACGTCTCCCGCGTCCGGACCGCTGATGGCGTGCAGCACGAGCATCGTGTCTTCCACGCTGCGCGTCATTGGCCCGAGCTTGTCGAGCGACCAGCAGAGCGTCATCGCGCCGGTTCGTGGCACGCGGCCGTACGTCGGACGCAATCCGGTGACGCCGCAGCGCATGCTGGGGCTCACGATGCTTCCGCCGGTCTCGCTGCCTATCGAGAAAGCGACGAGCCCCGCAGCGGTCGCCGCGCCTGGACCAGCGCTCGACCCTGACGCACCCTCCTCGAGCAGCCACGGGTTCATCGTCTGGCCGCCGAACCAGATGTCGTTGAGCGCGAGCGCGCCCATGCTCAACTTCGCGATGAGTACCGCGCCCGCGGCCTTGAGCCGCGCCACGACCGCCGAGTCGGCGTTAGGCACGCGATGCTGGAACGGCTCGGCGCCGTAGGTCGTCGCGATGCCCGCCGTGTCGAGCAGGTCCTTCACGCCGTACGGAATCCCGT from Gemmatimonadaceae bacterium includes:
- a CDS encoding amidase, encoding FVRSAIDPGPLPTNDADIAYAPVTQLSRWLETRKLTSTRLTQIYLDRIQRYDSKLRCIITLTRDAALAQAKQADTEIAAGKYRGPLHGIPYGVKDLLDTAGIATTYGAEPFQHRVPNADSAVVARLKAAGAVLIAKLSMGALALNDIWFGGQTMNPWLLEEGASGSSAGPGAATAAGLVAFSIGSETGGSIVSPSMRCGVTGLRPTYGRVPRTGAMTLCWSLDKLGPMTRSVEDTMLVLHAISGPDAGDVASVPSRLDFDASAPIKKLRVGYIESWMKEAPATDVDRATLEAMRKLGMEPTPITLADWPYDSLNVILFAEAAAAFEELTLSGQADQLKVQVPDAWPNLFREARYLSAVDFVQADRLRRKVAGEMARVMSQVDLLLVPSLRDEMLVISNNTGHPSLTLRTGFVQVAEARSDWAPDPAHPLPKFSPPRRVPHGVTLIGQLFAEGTIARAGLALEQSLNVASERPPGF